The following are encoded in a window of Dromaius novaehollandiae isolate bDroNov1 chromosome 11, bDroNov1.hap1, whole genome shotgun sequence genomic DNA:
- the ASB12 gene encoding ankyrin repeat and SOCS box protein 12 produces MKVVLRRQTKKMSLMDITKIFSMLQPREDEDDSGESQELNQAVSEDDYQTLDKLLRQDRYKKFINSRSGWGVPSTPLRLAASKGHVRSLEVLLAHGADVDSLDVKAQTPLFTAVSNGHLECVKALLDAGACPSGSIYNNCSPLLTAARDGDVGILQELLHHGADTNVKARVPEWAANSAACSGPLYLAAVYGHLECFRMLLLYGADPNYNCTDEKMIARIKQPKTLLEICLRHGCRSEFIKLLIDFGANVYLPNVTGDKLAPSSEGLELLLRERAHPKSLMSQSRLAVRSLLKLAGHAQAVGELEIPPVLRSYLRHQP; encoded by the exons ATGAAAGTGGTACTTAGgagacagaccaaaaaaatgaGCCTAATGGACATAACTAAAATTTTCTCCATGCTCCAGCCCAGAGAAGATGAAGACGATAGTGGAGAAAGCCAGGAGCTGAACCAAGCGGTATCTGAGGATGACTATCAAACTCTTGATAAACTCTTGCGCCAAGACAGATACAAAAAATTTATCAACAGCAGAAGTGGCTGGGGCGTACCCAGCACTCCCCTCCGCCTCGCTGCATCCAAGGGCCACGTAAGGAGTTTAGAGGTCCTCTTGGCCCACGGAGCGGACGTGGACAGCCTGGATGTGAAAGCGCAAACGCCGCTGTTCACCGCCGTGAGCAACGGTCACCTGGAGTGTGTTAAAGCGCTCCTCGATGCGGGGGCCTGTCCTTCTGGCAGCATCTACAACAACTGCTCTCCACTGCTCACCGCTGCTCGAGATGGAGACGTCGGCATCCTGCAAGAGCTCCTGCACCACGGTGCGGACACCAACGTCAAGGCGCGGGTGCCCGAGTGGGCTGCCAATTCTGCAGCTTGCTCGGGCCCGCTGTACCTCGCGGCGGTTTACGGGCATCTGGAGTGCTTCAGGATGCTACTGCTTTACGGAGCCGACCCCAATTATAACTGCACGGACGAGAAGATGATCGCGCGGATCAAGCAGCCCAAGACTCTGCTCGAAATCTGCCTGAGACACGGCTGCAGGAGCGAATTCATCAAACTGCTCATTGACTTTGGAGCCAATGTGTATCTGCCAAATGTCACGGGAGACAAGCTCGCGCCCAGCAGCGagggcctggagctgctgctgagggagAGAG CTCATCCCAAATCCCTGATGTCTCAGTCCCGGCTGGCGGTGAGGAGCCTTCTGAAGCTGGCCGGCCACGCGCAGGCCGTCGGCGAGCTGGAGATCCCACCCGTCCTGCGGAGCTACCTCAGGCACCAGCCCTAG